In the Xyrauchen texanus isolate HMW12.3.18 chromosome 47, RBS_HiC_50CHRs, whole genome shotgun sequence genome, gtttccagggcattgctatgtggttactaatGTGTTCTGAGTAGGTTTaacattgctatgtagttgctaagatgttctggaTGATTGCAACgtcattgctatgtggttactaatgtgttctgagtagttttaacattgcaatgtggttgctaagctGTTCTGGATGCTTGCAACgtcattgctatgtggttactagggtgttctagtggtttccagggcattgctatgtggatGCTAAGGTGTTCCGAGTGGTTGCTAAGAGGTTTCCAAGGCATTGCTTTgcagtttctaaggtgttctatGTGGTTTCCAGGGTGGTTGGTAAGTGGCttccaggttgttgctatgcacTAATGTGCACgggtggttgttaggtggtttCTAGGGCGTTGCTATGTGATTACTGAAGATGCTCTGTGTAGTTGTAACATTGCTATTTGGTAGCTAAGGTTTCCAGGGCATTGCTGTGCGGaagctaaggtgttctgggtggttgctaaggggtTTTTAGGGCTTTGCTATACACTAAGGtgtatgggtggttgctaggttgtttccaaggcattgctatgcagttctAGGTGGTTATTaagtggtttctagggcattgctatgtgattactaaggtgttctgagtagttttaacatcgctatgtggttgctaaggtgttctggatgaTTGCCACGTCATTGCTATGTGGTTCCTAGGGTGTTCTAGTAGTTTCCAGGGCATTACTGTGCGGAAGCTAAGGTGTCCTGGGTGGTTGCAAAGTGTTTTTTAGGGTGGTGCTATACACTTACTAAGGTGCacgggtggttgctaggttgtttccAAGGCATTACTttacagttgctaaggtgttctaggtggtttccagggcattgctatgttaTTACTAAGGTTTTCTGAGTCATTTTAGCATCATtaaatggttgctaaggtgttctggatgaTTGCCACGTCATTGCTATGTGGTCACCAGGGTGTTCTAgtggtttccagggtgttgctatgcagaaGCTAAGGTGTTCTACAgtaggtggttgctatgtggttactaaaTTGTTCTAAATGGTTTTTAACACTTATATTATAtcactagggtgttctaggtggttgctaaagtgttttcttgggtgttgctatgtggttgctaaggtgttctaggtggttactaTGTGGTTTCTTAGGGCATTGCCATGTGATTATGtgataaagatgttttaaatgtttttattattgctaagcagttgctaggatgttctcgGTGATACCCAgatcattgctatgtggttgttatgaTATTTGGGGTGGCCACAATGTGGTTGTTTAATGGCCCAtttttcaatgtaagtctatgggactttTCACCAGTTTTGTCTTGCAAATCCTAAGTCAGTCATAGCTTAGAAAATGTATAACATGTTTCCCCAAAAAGCAGCAAATTTGAAGTTACGTGATGTATTTAGTACTTTGTGTTTAGTAACTTGGTGTAAGAGGTCATTTAAAATCCATAACCTTGAGAAtatgcaatagtaatagtgatgcttgccttagcaaacaccactacgAAAAACAGTCATTAGGCATaatatgcacacaaacaaacaaaactgataTGAATTAACATGGGATCCATTACCTCAATATACGGTATAACTTTACAGGTGAAGTGGCCCAACAGCCAGGTCTTAGTCAGTTCGTGAAAAACCACGAGAGGCAGGCAAGACAGTATCAGCGCCAAGTCCCAAATGGCGAGGTTGGCCAGAAGAGCATTTGAGATGCTCCTCATGTAGTAATTATGGCACACAACGCACATTATTGCAATGTTTCCTGTTATTCCAACAACGAAAATAAGGACTGCAACTATAGCGATTGCATACGCCCCATAAGTCTCGCTAGTAACGGGGTAAAAAGGGTTGGGGAAAAATGCACTCTCCTCATCCTCTGCATATGGAGGTGTCATTGGCGTTGCATCCCAAGGGTCATCTACCTGTTTGGTTTGAAATTCAGTATGTCTGGTGAGATCAAAGGGAAAATCTGTGGAGGTGAGAGCCAAAGGCTTTGGCATTGGTTCCCAAAGGGTTAAAGACGATGTCAGGGCACTATAATAAGTTTCGGGTGGTACCAAATGGCCACCGCCTTTATTTGGGCCCCTTTTCACGCTCTTAAATGTTTTCTTGTGGTGTTCCTTTGTGCCTCTTTTGCGTCTGTGGTTTCTCTCGTGGTCCCCTCTCTTGCTCATTGAATTCGGTTTGGAGCTATTGTATCCACTTACCGTTCCCATGGTAGCTGGCACCTCACCATTTAACTTTTTCCTTTTATGTCGCCGCAAGCGCTTGTGCAGATTCATGCCATTCTCCCTGACCCCATGTGTTCTGTTTGACAAGAGATGTCTGTATCCATGTTTACCTTTGCTTTCCAAAATCCACAGATGCGAGGACAGGTTACTGTTGTCCTCTGAAGTGTGCTTGCCGTCAAAGGCAGGTGTACCTGTGGCTTGATGTCTCACAGGATTGAGTTTTGGATCATGAGAACTCCTTAGAGCAATGTTGCTAGTTGCTTTGGTGTGTGCATAATGGTTTTCTCCATGCAGCATAACATGTGGACACCCAGCGATGAGAAATATCGTTCTTAAAAGCAGCACCTGCATCTTCAATGAGCCAATGTGCTGAAAAATCACTCCAATATGCATCGTATTTTCCTTGATTCACATTGTCAGAGGAAAAGTTCATGCACGAATGATCATTTACTTTGCGTAAAATACATCATTTTCTCGAGTTATATCCACTCCAGTGCACCACCCCTGTGGTCAATGCAAATGAAATCCTCACTAGAGCTTTGCTTTCCTCTTCTCAGCAAAGTGCCAGTAAGGCGTTTTCCTCAACAAGCGCTATTAATTCACCAACACACGCGTCTCTGTTTATGAAGCGCATAGCATCCAAGCAAACAGCACGAGTCGGTCGCGTCCCGTTTTCAATGGGGCGCGGCAACCTGGAAGCGTCCTGGATATCGCAGCTCCTCCGGCGCTTCTGCCGTGATCCTCTCTCCGTGTGTGGGGACGCGCTCTAAGGCGCGGCGCGGCGGGTGTGCGGGCAGGGAGCTGCTGCTGCGCCCTCCGCTCCGACAGCTTCTCcttggagtgagtgagtgagtgagtgaagaaCGGCTGAAGAAAATGGACGGACTCTCCCCAGGCGGATAACCTTGTTCTGTCAAGCCGAATCCATCAACATCAGGACCCCTGGACCACCGCAGCTGGAGGCGACCACGCCCCGCCCATGCGTGCGCAATACATGTATTAGCATGCGTAATTACGCATGTCAACAGAAACATAATCCGATCAATCTTGAGTGCAACACTAGGTTATACGAGTTATATTATAGCATGTAGTAACTGAATGTTGTATGCATAgaaactatcatttatatcgcatttacagtcattgttttgacatttttaactGTAACATATATAAGATAAAGTTTTAGCATGTACAGGATGGTGATAATGCATCATCCAATAGATTATCAAGGGAAATAAATAGAGACATTGGCGAATTTTGTTGTCATAGCACAAGATACAATAGTATGAAAAGGGACCATCTTACCCTACTACTAGGGCAAGATGACCCCCCACCTGGGGGTCATCTTACCTCAGGGGGTGTCTACCCCCATCTTACCCTAATTGATGAAATACATCACCATTCTGCATGATTTATAAATAATACCTTTTCTAGAGCATGCATATAACATACACCTTATACATCAAAAACACGGATGCatgttttgttatatatttaatttctatTTATTTGTAAACTCGtttcatacaaataaaattggCATGAATCAAATATCACCATTCTGCATTTTTGATTAAGTTCACATTTACGACActatcaaaatacaaataaaaaaaattattttcatacatttttattgatttgtaatattactatatattactcaAATCAATCAGATGAAAATTTGTGATGAAATTGAATCTTAAAAATGAGTGTAGATCATCTTAAATGGATATTATGTATAactaataaggttacattaaagtTCTGCtatatgaataataaataaactgtAAACAAACACTGAATTTGCCATTTGAATAATCTGTGAAATTTAACAATAATTGCaggatttattaatcttggttagtgtgcaaaataatattgttagtttataatgcattgaacaaataaaactaatattaGTATATGTAAAGATTAACATTAACTgacattattaaatgctgtaaaagtctAATGCTaattgctaaaaatgctaaatgctaaTGTAAGTTAATTTCACTTCCGAAAGCTCTTTGTTTTCCTCTGGCAGTGTCACTGGAAAAGGCGAGATCTGACTTCTTTCAGGTTTGTTTCCTGCTGGACAGAGTCTGGTCACAGCCGAGAGCCTTTCATGGCCAAACATGACAACAGTTTGGTGTGGAAAGACTCCTTATTTACCTGCATTCATTTCTTTGTTCAAAGTCTGAGTCTATCACCTTTAAGTCTTGCGGGTCAGTGAGAGCTTGGCAGAAAATAAAGTGTAAAACAGGAAGGCCAGGTGCAGAACATAAGCCACTGGAGTTGGCAGAACCGTTGGCATTTGTGTTACTCTGTTGCCAAATCTAAGCATGGGGTTCCCAACACTAAATTACAGAGAGAGAACAGCAGCAAGGTCAAACATGTCATGAATTGGAGGCCGATTTTGAATGTTTCTGTAAAAATATGCAACTAATGCACAAAATCATCTCATACTGTTGGTAAGACTAAAATAAACATGAATTCGTTCATAATTAGCTATTTACACGATATCCCACTTTATGCTCAAGAAAATGtaactaataattttttaaatcaaacactTGAACTGCAAAAACACTATTCTTAATCTGTGCCTAAAGATCGCCAGAAAAATGTCCCcaaataattgataaatataagaGGATTTTTATCTTAAATGTCTTTAATCACTAaaattgttttaaacataaacctcACTATATTTCCCACTCAATTTTGCTTATAACAAGTGGCATAATGGAATAAGACAAAAATGCACATTACTTCAAAATGATGCATTTTCCTAATATGCATGCATCTTATATGCTATGCAATTTTGCCTCTTAGAAAAATCATGTACAATGCATGTTTGGCTATTAAGAGAAAATAAGGCAAACTACTGattcagtattattattgtttttgttgtgcaTGTGTTGCTCTATTACAGCGTTATAAACGCATCTGTTATTATAACTACGCCTATAGCTGGGTTATGTTTTTATAACGGGAGCAGATCTAAGTCTAAGGCGACACCTGGTGGTTTGAAGTGGTACTGCACAAATCTTGAAAAAAAAGCATGCACAATGTCTTTAGTGTGAGAACAGACACATACTCACCATAAAAGGACACTTACAGAGACAGATATGCATACTGCATGTCTAATACAGTGTGTGATCATACTAAATATAGCATAAAGGCAACAGAAGTGTGTGTCTCTAGGAAAGTGGAGCTCGACTCACCCAGCAACAGTGCATTAGCATCATCAGTCACTCTGCTGTCCACATGCGTGCAACAAGATGAATGAGCCTCTATATCTCCATACAGATAGCAGGAATATCTCATTGCcagtcattcactcactcacacacacacacacacacacacacacacacacacacacacacacacacacacacacacacacacacacacacacacacacacaaagatactGAGAGTCATTAATTCAGCAATCAATCAATGAATCATAACACAAACCTGCAGTTCACTGTAGAGTGTTTAAGCCAGTGGTTGTCAACAATTAATCCAGTTTTAAAAAGTCCTTAGTCCTCTATTGCACACATTattaaatcattgtttaaaaaaatatctgattCAATTTCCTTGCAATAAAATGGGCATTTTATGATTGtccatcttaaagggacagttcacccaaaaatgtaaattctctcttagtctcatgccatcccagatgtgtgtgactttctttcctcag is a window encoding:
- the LOC127639283 gene encoding prosaposin receptor GPR37-like; the protein is MHIGVIFQHIGSLKMQVLLLRTIFLIAGCPHVMLHGENHYAHTKATSNIALRSSHDPKLNPVRHQATGTPAFDGKHTSEDNSNLSSHLWILESKGKHGYRHLLSNRTHGVRENGMNLHKRLRRHKRKKLNGEVPATMGTVSGYNSSKPNSMSKRGDHERNHRRKRGTKEHHKKTFKSVKRGPNKGGGHLVPPETYYSALTSSLTLWEPMPKPLALTSTDFPFDLTRHTEFQTKQVDDPWDATPMTPPYAEDEESAFFPNPFYPVTSETYGAYAIAIVAVLIFVVGITGNIAIMCVVCHNYYMRSISNALLANLAIWDLALILSCLPLVVFHELTKTWLLGHFTCKVIPYIEVASLGVTTFTLCALCIDRYRAATNVQMYYEMIENCTSTAAKLAVIWIGALLLALPELLIRQLVSENGEGTVDDPASERCLIRISTSLPDTLYVLGLTYEGARLWWCFGCYFCLPTLFTIGSSVATAHRIRRAERDCARGNKKQIRLESQMNCTVVALAIVYGACVVPENVCNMVSAYMAAGVPQSTMALLHLLSQLLLFLRAAVTPVLLLCLCRPFGRAFLECCCCCCVDMCGIAAHSSATASDDNEHECTTELELSPFSTIRREMSNYTATGSHC